The stretch of DNA TGGCTTTTATGTTATTGTCATTTATGGTGAAATTTTTACATCCGTTGTGAGTAATCTATTTGGGATTCAAAAACAATTAGAAACGGTTTTATCCATACCAAAGCATTTTATAACTTTTGCTATTGTATCCATCATTTATATTATTAGCCAAATTGGTTATGCAACATTAATTGAACATTTATACCCGTTTTTTGGCTATTTAAGTTTATTATTATTATTTTTATTAATAATGAAAAAAAGAAGAAAGACACTTTTATAAAGAAGTGTCTTTCTTCGTGTTGTGACGTCTAGCTATGGCGCTTATGCCCTACGCTTTTGTTCTTATCTCACCATAATTGCTACTACAGCTACAAGTGGTATAGCAGCCATTAACACTGTTCCGATCATAAATAGTGTATTAAGCGAGTTTTGTACGTGACTTTCGTGTGAAATGAGTTCGTTTTTCTTTACGAATAAACTAATAAAGTTTACAAGCACGCTTAATATTACGACACCAAGTGGTAAAATCGCATTAACAGTAGAATCCATTAAATACATAAATCCTATTACGATTAAAATTAACGGCACGACCTCGATTAATGCAACAAATATAAATAATCGAGATTGTAAGCTAGCAAGTTTTTCAGGTGTTTCCATTACTTTATCCATCGTAGACCGAACAACAATCGTTATTCCGAAACTAGCAATAACAGCAGCAATGACAAAAAGATAAATCGCATCCATACGTTAGCCCCCTATGTATAAAAATTCCACTATTCATTATACATGTTAAGTTTAAATAGGAAAAGGTTAAAAAGTAAGTGGTAGTATGAGAAGTAAAAATAAATTAAAAAAGAAATGAGATAGGATGACAACAGTCAAATTCTTTGTCCATACATATAAATATCCCCAAACAAGACCCGATAGTGCTGCAGCGGCAACTAACATCACATTTCCGCTCCATATATGTGCAACAGCATAAAGGGCGGATGCTACGAGAACTGCTAACTTTGGAGTATACATTTGCATACACTTCTTTTGAATATAGCCACGCCAAAATATTTCTTCCCCAGGTATTATGATAAGTAAAAGTACATAATGCCACCATTGTTTAGGTCCAACAACTGAATAAAGATCTTGAACAAAAGGAACAAAGTATGGAAAGAAACTTTTAATAATTACATATGTAAAAAGAAATAAAAAATATAAGCTAATGCCTGAGATAATTCCAATAATATTACTATTGTATTTCAATTTAGTTATTTTTAAATCTACGTTACTTTTCCAAGAAATATAAATAAGAATAATCATGGAGAGGGGAAATAACGTCCAAAAATATGTACTGAAGGTAAAACTAATTCCTATTAACACATTTGCTAAAATCCAAGTTGCAAGTAGCTTGCCGAATTGAGTCAATTTCACATACCTCCATAAGGGAAATGTATAAAAAGATCATTTAAGCATATTCTACACTTTGAACTATATGAAAAGAAAGAGGGATGGATTTTGACTCAATCAAAAAGTCAGCAAGAACGTCAATGGAAAACGAGGAAAAACTCTCAAAATGAACACGGTAAAGTAAAATCATTTGAGCAGCTAGCAAATGAAACGACGAATAAAAAATAAAGTACAGAACATGAGGTACCTCCCGTATGTTCTGCAATGAGCCTTTTATTTAGCAATTGGTGTAGGACATTCTCAACAGATAAAACAATAATGTAGTCAAAAAATATAGAGTGTGTTATATTATTATAGTTATAAAATTTAATACACTTGCCTATTAACTATTAGGAGAGGTTATAGCTAAACCCTCTATAAAAAACTATTTTAAAGTCTTTGTCTTATTATTAGTTTTTATACGAACTTATAACGCTAACCTCTAAAAGGGTTAGCGTTTTTTATTCTTTTTATACAAATTAGTAGAAGGGAGAGAGAGCAATGAAGAAAAATGAAAAAGCAATTGTTGTGTTTAGTGGTGGTCAAGACAGTACAACTTGTTTATTTTGGGCGCTTGAACAGTTTGAAGAAGTAGAAACTGTGACGTTTCATTACGGTCAACGTCATAATTTAGAAATAGAATGCGCTAAAAAAATTGCTTCTGACTTAGGAGTAAAGCACCGAGTGTTAGATATGTCACTTTTAAGTCAATTATCTGCTAATGCATTAACGAGAGATGACATAGATATTGAAGAAAAGAAAGGGGAGGTACCGAATACTTTTGTAGACGGTCGGAACCTTTTATTTCTGTCGTTTGCTGCAGTGGCTGCGAAACAAGTGGGAGCGCGCCATATTATAACAGGAGTTTGTGAAACAGACTTTAGTGGCTACCCTGATTGTCGGGACGTCTTTATAAAATCTTTGAACGTAACATTAAATTTATCGATGGATTATCAGTTCGTTATTCATACCCCGCTAATGTGGTTAAATAAAGCGGAAACGTGGAAACTAGCTGATGAGCTTCATGCACTTGACTATATAAAAGAAAAGACATTAACGTGTTATAACGGAATAGTTGCAGATGGGTGTGGAGAATGCCCCGCTTGTAAATTAAGAAAACGTGGATTAGAACAATATTTAGAAACGAAGGGAAACAACTGAGATGCTACAACAAATATACCCACAAGTACCTCATTCCTATCAATATGAATTAAACAAAGACATGCAAATAGCTGCAGCACATTATATTCCAACAGTTTCAGCTGGAAAGTGTCGACAAGTACATGGCCATACGTATTTTATAAATGTAACTGTAGCAGGAAATGAATTAGACGACTCTGGGTTTCTTGTTAATTTTCAAATATTAAAAAAACTTTTACACGACAAATATGATCATACAGTATTAAATGACCATAAAGAAGTATTTAGCGATGAAGATTCAAATCATTTTCCGACAACAGAAGTAGTAGCTCGAAAAATGTGGGAAACGATTGAACAGCATTTACAAACATTACCTAATTCACCAACATGCTTACAAATATTTGTTAGAGAAACACCAACAAGCTACTGTATTTATCGACCTAAAAGGGATTGTAGTAAAAATGAATAAAAAAATACCTGTTTTAGAAATATTCGGACCAACTATTCAAGGTGAAGGAATGGTAATAGGTCAAAAAACGATGTTTGTGCGTACTTCAGGCTGTGATTATCGATGCGTCTGGTGTGACTCTGCATTTACATGGGATGGCAGTGCAAAGGACGATATCCGAATGCTTACAGCTGAGCAAATATGGTCTGAACTATTAGAGCTTGGAGGAAATAGTTTTAAACATGTTACTATTTCTGGTGGAAATCCAGCACTATTACAATCTATCTCCTATTTAGTAGAATTATTGCATGATAATGGTGTAAAAGTAGCACTGGAAACACAAGGGAGTAAGTGGAAAGATTGGATGAAGGCAATAGATGATTTAACACTCTCTCCGAAGCCCCCAAGCTCAACGATGAAGACTGATTTTGCCATGTTAGATTCTATTATTTCTAAACTTGAAATGAATAAAATATCACTTAAAGTAGTTGTATTTAACGATGAAGATCTTCTTTATGCGAAAAAGGTTCATCAAAGATATCCAAACGTTCCTTTTTTTGTACAAGTAGGAAATGATGATATAGAGACTACTTCAACTGCAGATTTAAGAGAACATTTATTTGTTAAATACGAGTGGTTAATTGAGAAAGTAATGAAAGACGAAGAAATGAATTTTGTAAGAGTACTGCCACAGCTTCATACGTATATTTGGGGCAATAAACGTGGTGTATAGGAGGAAAAGAAAATGACAGCAGGAAGAAAAGATGAAGAATTACAAGGAGTAACACTTTTAGGTAATCAAGGGACGAATTATTTATTTCAATACAGTCCGGATGTCTTAGAAACTTTTGAAAATAAGCATCCAAACCGAGATTATTTTGTTAAATTTAATTGCCCAGAATTTACGAGCCTTTGCCCAAAAACGAACCAGCCAGACTTCGCGACAATATATATTAGTTATATTCCTGACAAGCTAATGGTAGAAAGTAAGTCATTAAAGCTATACCTATTTAGCTTTAGAAACCACGGTGATTTTCATGAGGATTGCATGAATATTATTATGAATGATCTTATTAAATTGATGGATCCTCGATATATTGAAGTATGGGGGAAATTTACACCACGTGGTGGTATCTCTATTGATCCATATACGAATTATGGAAAACCGGGGACGAAATATGAAGAAATGGCACATTACCGTCTGATGAACCATGATATGTATCCTGAAACTGTCAATAATCGTTAATTAAAAAAGACTATTCCATTGTGAATAGTCTTTTTTATATTTGCTTTTCAATACTTTAAATGAAAATAGTGAATACTATCCCTACAAAGATTAGGAGGGATAGTCCTTGAAGAGAGATGAAATGTTCGCTGCAGAAATTAGTACATTATGGACACTTTATATAAACATTACAATGACTGAATTAATACTACGATATTTTTTAGAGCATGTGGAGGAGAGTTCATATCGAGAAGAAATAGTATATATGTACGAAATTGTAACTAGTCAACTAGAGAGTGTAAAAAAAATAAGTTGGGATTATTCTCTTCCTTCTTCTATCGGGTTTACAGAAAACGACTTAAATCTACAAGCCCCCAGATTATTTTCAGATCCGACAATTTTAACTTATTTATTTCATATGAATAAAGTTGGTATGGTTACATATAGTTCGGCGTTAGCAACTGTTACGAACAAAGAAATTCGACATCTTTATCATTCATTTCTAGTTCAAACAGCTGATATATATGAAAGAATTGCTGTAAAAATGACAGAAATGGGGATTTTGTTAAATGCACCTTCACTTACGTATGGTGAAACGCCATCTTTTATTATCGATAAGGATTATTTAAGTGGAATCAATCCTCTGAAAGAAAAGAGACCGTTAAATGCTATAGAAGTGACACATCTTTCATTTAATTTACGTACGAATCAAGTTGGAAGGATTTTATGTGAAGCCTTTGCACAAGTTACTAAAAACGAAGAAGTGCAAAAGTTCTCACTAAAAGCAAAAGAAATGGCCAAAAGTCACATGGAAACATTTATTAACATATTGCGGAAGGAGGATATTGAACCTCCACTTTCTGAACAATTAAGGATAACAGATAGTACAATATCGCCATTTTCGGATAAATTAATAATGACCCATACAGCCTTTTTGACAACTGCGGGAATTGGAAATTATGCGGCTGCAGCGGCAGCTAGTCAACGATCAGACTTACTTGTGAAGTATGAAAAACTTTCAGGGGAAGCAGCATTATTGTCTAAAGAGGGGGCGGATATTATGATTAAAAACAAATGGATAGAAC from Sutcliffiella cohnii encodes:
- the queD gene encoding 6-carboxytetrahydropterin synthase QueD: MLQQIYPQVPHSYQYELNKDMQIAAAHYIPTVSAGKCRQVHGHTYFINVTVAGNELDDSGFLVNFQILKKLLHDKYDHTVLNDHKEVFSDEDSNHFPTTEVVARKMWETIEQHLQTLPNSPTCLQIFVRETPTSYCIYRPKRDCSKNE
- the queC gene encoding 7-cyano-7-deazaguanine synthase QueC, producing MKKNEKAIVVFSGGQDSTTCLFWALEQFEEVETVTFHYGQRHNLEIECAKKIASDLGVKHRVLDMSLLSQLSANALTRDDIDIEEKKGEVPNTFVDGRNLLFLSFAAVAAKQVGARHIITGVCETDFSGYPDCRDVFIKSLNVTLNLSMDYQFVIHTPLMWLNKAETWKLADELHALDYIKEKTLTCYNGIVADGCGECPACKLRKRGLEQYLETKGNN
- the queE gene encoding 7-carboxy-7-deazaguanine synthase QueE — its product is MNKKIPVLEIFGPTIQGEGMVIGQKTMFVRTSGCDYRCVWCDSAFTWDGSAKDDIRMLTAEQIWSELLELGGNSFKHVTISGGNPALLQSISYLVELLHDNGVKVALETQGSKWKDWMKAIDDLTLSPKPPSSTMKTDFAMLDSIISKLEMNKISLKVVVFNDEDLLYAKKVHQRYPNVPFFVQVGNDDIETTSTADLREHLFVKYEWLIEKVMKDEEMNFVRVLPQLHTYIWGNKRGV
- a CDS encoding DUF6254 family protein, whose translation is MTQSKSQQERQWKTRKNSQNEHGKVKSFEQLANETTNKK
- the queF gene encoding preQ(1) synthase, producing MTAGRKDEELQGVTLLGNQGTNYLFQYSPDVLETFENKHPNRDYFVKFNCPEFTSLCPKTNQPDFATIYISYIPDKLMVESKSLKLYLFSFRNHGDFHEDCMNIIMNDLIKLMDPRYIEVWGKFTPRGGISIDPYTNYGKPGTKYEEMAHYRLMNHDMYPETVNNR
- a CDS encoding DUF3231 family protein, with the translated sequence MKRDEMFAAEISTLWTLYINITMTELILRYFLEHVEESSYREEIVYMYEIVTSQLESVKKISWDYSLPSSIGFTENDLNLQAPRLFSDPTILTYLFHMNKVGMVTYSSALATVTNKEIRHLYHSFLVQTADIYERIAVKMTEMGILLNAPSLTYGETPSFIIDKDYLSGINPLKEKRPLNAIEVTHLSFNLRTNQVGRILCEAFAQVTKNEEVQKFSLKAKEMAKSHMETFINILRKEDIEPPLSEQLRITDSTISPFSDKLIMTHTAFLTTAGIGNYAAAAAASQRSDLLVKYEKLSGEAALLSKEGADIMIKNKWIEQPPTAINRKQLRTNE
- a CDS encoding CPBP family intramembrane glutamic endopeptidase; the protein is MTQFGKLLATWILANVLIGISFTFSTYFWTLFPLSMIILIYISWKSNVDLKITKLKYNSNIIGIISGISLYFLFLFTYVIIKSFFPYFVPFVQDLYSVVGPKQWWHYVLLLIIIPGEEIFWRGYIQKKCMQMYTPKLAVLVASALYAVAHIWSGNVMLVAAAALSGLVWGYLYVWTKNLTVVILSHFFFNLFLLLILPLTF